The DNA sequence ATAATACATTTTACCATTTGCAGCGATTGAATCACCTATAACTTCATTCAACGCAACACCGTATGTTATATTTGGATTAACTACCGTTACAGTAAGATAAACCCACCTGTTACCTATCGCAAGTGGATAGAGATTTACTATCTCACTGGTTAATACATTACTTTTACCCTGCTGATCTTCCTTCCCCTTCAGCTCAGAGAATTGCGGCGAGACGACTGTCTGTGAGAGAGTATTTGTAAAAAGACAAGCAATTATTAAAACTACATACTTTATCATAACTCCACCTATTTTAAGAGAATCATTTTTTTCGTTTGAGTGAATGAACCGGCTTTAAGCTGGTAGAAATAGATTCCGCTGGTCAGATTCCGGACTTCGCCGGAATGACTGTAGAATGTTACCTCGTATTCACCGACAGGTTTTTCTTCATTAACTAAAGTTGCGATTTCATTTCCGAGTACATCATAAACTTTTAGTGTTACATTACTGGTTACCGGTAACTGATAACTGATAACCGTACTCGGATTAAATGGATTCGGATAATTCTGCTCAAGTTTGAATGCTGTTGGATTTGGATTTTGCTCATCTTCAACACCGACTGTAGTCGTATCACCATACACAACTCCGTCGATTATACAACCTTTTAGAGTCGTAAAGTTTTCTCCGAAATCAAAACTACTGTATATTGAATCCACTCCAACACCTTGAGAGAGTGAATAAGTATATCCGGTCAAATCAAAAATGGTGAAAATTTTTCTACCTCCCTGGATTCCCCATTTATCGAAAGATCCTTCGCCGACACAAATGAACGGAAAATAATCCTGATACTGATGTCTGCTGCTCCAAATGGTATCACCAACTTCAGCAAAAAGATCATCAATGAGATATTCATCGCTAGGCAATCCCAAAGTGTTATCAAATCTGAATACTTTTCCGGATGAGGAATCAATTCTTTCGAAGATTATCGGAGGATAATTAAAAGTAGTCAGATCATATATTTTATAATATAACTTCCCATTCGCCAATAATGTATCCCCTATAACCTCACGATAGGTTATTCCGCTAAACCCATGCCATGTTGTATCAGCCCACCAACCCCAGTAATCATAAACCCATTTATTACCAACTGCAAGCGGATAGTAGCTCAATACTTCCTGTGGAACTGGTAAGCTTTTAATCACCTGAATTGTATCTGGTGTAATTTCATAAATTTTATATTTTGTTGCAGCGTAAAGTTTGTCAGAGTTAGGCTTTTTGTTGATGCCAACTATTTTTCTTTCAAGAGTTTTGTAAATGCTGAAGTTGTTACCGTAATCAGTCGATACTAAAATGTTTTTCTTATCTGCTAAATAAATTGTTCCTGAAGTTGATTCATCAATGCTAATAAAAATTTTAGAATCACTTGAATATTTTGTTTGCCAGGAGAATGCTTCCCCTTTGTCTGAAGATACTCTTAATGTTTGATTACCAAATAATCTGTAAATATGTAATTGGTCAGAATCATATAAGATGAACAATGAACTCGCAGGTTGATTCAGCACATCGACTAAATGAAAAGTATTACCGCCATCAATCGACCTGTACAGAAAACCAATATAATTTTCTGCAAATAATAAATTATCATCAAAAGGATTTAACGATAAAAACATTAGTGTGTCGCCAACTGGTATCCAGTTGAATCCGCCATTAGAACTTTTAATTGTTCCATCATCAATAAATCCTCCGGCATAAATCAGGCTGTCATCAAAACTTGAAATATCTATATGATTGACTTCACAGCAAAGATAATTAAGCATTACATAATCACTATCGAATCTCTTTATATACGGTCCTGGTTCCCAGGAGCCCATCGAACCACAAAAAATATATTTTGAAAAATCATCATCCCAGAAAGTGTAATCTTTTACCGTTCTGAAGTATGACATGACCGGATCTGAGTGACTATAATCTTCCAGAAAAAGTGAATCTGACGAAGTCGTTAAATCGAAATGATAAATATCATTAGTCATATTATAGAATGGATCGTTTGTATAGGATGTATAAATCCTGTAAAACAGATGTGTATTACCAAACTGGTCTTCCATCCCATTGAGTTCGGAGAATTGCGGTGAGATGCTTGTTTGTGAAAAGTTATTTGCTATATAACAAATAAAAAAAAGTACTACCCATTTTTTCATAACCTCTCCTGGTTATTATTGCGAAACGTAAGGAATTATCGGCAGGAAATCAACCTGGAATTATGGCCAATTAATAAAAATGTCATTTCTGCGATACATCATCTGGCGGAGAGTTTGAAATATTCTGCTCAGATTTTTCAGATTCTGGAATTCGACGGAATAAACAAGGTGAATAGTCATTCCCGCAAGTCCTGATTTTAGTCAGGACGCGTCGGGAATCTGGAATTCAATTTTGCTTGTAGATTCTGGACTCGTTCACTTTCGTGAACTTCGCCAGAATGACATAACAATTATCGTCATTCCTGTGAACGGAGTGAGTCAAAAATCTGACTTAATTTCCTTGCCAGATTCTGAACTCGTTCACTTTTGTGGACTTCGCCAGAATGACTTAACGATTATTGTAATTCCTGTGAGCGAAGCGAATCAGGAATCTGACGCTGGCGAAGGATTTCAAAAAGCAGTATACCCGTTGCAACGGATACATTGAGAGATTGGATTTTACCAGTCATCGGAATCTTCACAAGAAAATCGCACTTACTTGCAGTAAGCTTTCTGATTCCTTTTTCTTCATTTCCGACAATTAGTGCAATTGGAATTTTGTAATCGACATTGGTGTAGTTCTTTGCATTCTCTAATGATGATCCAACAATCCAAAATCCTTTTTCTTTCAGCTCATCGATTGTCTGTGAGAGATTATTTACCTGGCAGATTTTTACATGCTCAGTTGCGCCAGCAGAAACTTTTGTGACTGTCGAAGTGATTGTTGCACTGTTGTGTTTGGTGAGAATAATTCCATTTACTCCGCTGCACTCTGCCGACCGGAGAATTGCACCAACATTATGCGGATCCTGAATTTCATCCAGAATTAAAATTAGCGGGTATGAAGATTTTTTCGCTTCAGAAAGTATTTCATCGAATGAAGTAAATTTAAAATCTTGTTTAAGCGCGATTACTCCCTGAGCGTTTTGTGATGGTGTGTACGATCTGAATCGTTCAAGTGGAATCTGGTTGCACTTTATTCCCCTCTTCTTTGCGGCAACACGGATTGCGTTGATTATGTTCCCCTGCTGTCCGAAAAGAAGATAAACCTGCTCTATTTCTTCGTTTGAATTTAGTGCTTCAAGTACAGGTTTTCTGCCAATGATAATGTTCATCTTTTAATTGCAATGGAACGCTGATAACGCAGATTTTTTATGATCAGCGCAGATCAGTCTCATCAGTGTCATCTGTGTTCCATTATTTTTTTATAGTGGATATTAATTCGTGGATTTTTTCCAAAGGTATATTCTTTTCAGAGCTATCACTCATATTTTTCAATTTAAACATTCCTTGTTTGTATTCATCGCCACCAATAAATAAAACATACTTTGCATTCAGTTTATTCGCTTCTCTCATTTGTGCTTTTACGCTTCTCTGCAGATAATCAAAATCAACAGAGATATTTTCCTTTCTTAATTTTCCAGCAAGTTCGCTGACGACTGATTCTAAATCGTTATCAATCCTGATTAGATAAGCATCAATTGATTGTTCCGGCAAAGCAAAACTTTTTTCATTTTCGCAGGCGAGAAGAATTCTTTCTATTCCACCTGCGAATCCCGTTGCGGGAGTTGGTTTCCCTCCAAGTATTTCGATAAGCAAATCATATCTTCCACCACCGCAAAGTGCTGTTTGTGCACCAACGCTTCCACTGTCGATTTCAAAAGTGAGTTTTGTGTAGTAATCCAATCCTCTGACAAGCGCGGGATCGATTACAAATGGGATTCCCGATTTTGCCAGCTGATTTTTTACAATCTCAAAATCATTTTTACTTTCTTCATCGAGATTATCAATAAGCTTCGGTGCATCTTTTATTATTTTCTGATCGGATTCAACTTTGCTGTCAAATATGCGGAGTATGTTTGTTTCAAATCTTCTTCTGCTGTCTTCGGAAAGATTGGATTTTTTATCTTCAAGAAAAATTTTGAGGACCTTTTTGTAATTCTCTCTTGTCTCTGGTGTCCCAAGCGAATTTATTTTAACAGTAAGATTTTTTAGTCCGAGTGATTTCAGAATTTCATAAGCCATCTGTATCATCTCAGCATCAAGTAAAGGAGATTTACTTCCGATTGCTTCTGCACCAAACTGATGAAATTGTCTGAATCTTCCTGCCTGCGGTCTTTCCTGCCTGAACATCGGTGACATATAAAATAATTTTACCAATGACTGCTGTGCACCGAGTGAGTGTTCAACAAAGGCACGAACTACTGCAGCAGTCATTTCTGGTTTGAGTGTAAGGCTCGTATCACTTCTATCTTTAAAGGTGTACATCTCTTTGCCAACGATATCCGTTTCCTCACCAATGCCTCTGGCAAACAGAGCAGTCTCTTCAAAAACAGGTGTGCGGATTTCTTTGTAATTAAAATTATTGAATACTCTTTGGACAATATTCTCGAGATATTTCCAGCGTGAAATATCGGATGGCAGGATATCTTTTGTGCCTGTTACAGCTTTAATCATTTTAAAAACAGAAGTGAATTTGAGATGTTTTGACTAAACATCGGAATAACTCTGCTCTTCATCCTGGAAAATTTTCAAAATAGATTCCGGACTTTCAGCTTCAATCAACTTTTTCCTGAACTCTTCATTGTTCATCAGTCGGGAAATTCTGCTCAGAAGTTTAATATGCTTTGCAAGAAGAGTTTCTTTCCCGATAAGTAAAAAGACAAGATGCACTGGTTCGCCGTCAAGTGAATCGTATTCAATAGGTGTTGAGCTTTTTCCAAATGCCGCAAGAATATCGGTAACCGAATTCGTTTTGCCGTGCGGGATTGCAAAGCCTTTTCCAACCCCGGTTGACATTTTTTCTTCTCTTTCAAAAACACATTTTCTTATCTCATCAAGATCAATAACACGCTCATCACCTTTTAACAGATCAACCAGCTCATTAATCACATCTTGCTTATTAATGCTTTTAAACCCGGTAAGAATATTTTTCGTACTTATAAGTTCGTGAACTTTCATAATCAATCATTAATTAGAATAATTTGAATTGCAGTTGTGAATTTAGTTATCAGGTATACCTTTCACAAACTATTTCTTAAAATTAATTTTTACTGATGATCTTCGTGAAATTTCTTCAACCGTTTTTCTAAATCAGGGAATTGATCTCTCTGGACAAGTGAGACACATGCTCTGATTCCTTCCAATCGCTGACTTCCTGTTATTGCTAAAGAGATTGCACTGATTCCGTAGTACAGCATTTCTTCGAGTAATTGTTCACCCGAGAAATTTGGATATGCATATGTAAAATAGAATCCATCAGCAATCGGATCGTTCTCATCTTTATCATACACAATATAAAATCCATTATCAGTAAAAAGTTTTTTCATAATTTTAGCCTTAGCGCCGTACTCTTTTACAATATCGACAAAATTAAATTGACTATCATTAGCTGCCTTCAGCATTGCTGCAACTGCATATTGAGCTGAATGAGTCACGCCCGCACTAAGTGCATATACTGTTCCGAAGATCATAGCTCTTCCGAAAATATCAGTTGTGTAAAATCTTTTTAAGTCGGGACATTGTTTTTCGTATAACTTATCCGACATAATCATCAATCCAATTCTCTGACCTGCATAGCTGAATGCTTTTGAGCTGGAGATAAATAAAATATAATTGTCCGTATAACGAGCTGCTGTAGCCTGGTACGGCGGTTTGCCGGGATGATACAAATCTTTTCTAAAGTCCATAGCAACGTAAGCGAGGTCTTCAAGAACTACAACATTGTGTTTATCTGCAAGTTCAGCTATGATTTTTAACTCCTTCTCAGTAAAACAAATCCAGGATGGATTATTTGGATTAGAATAAAGCATTGCTGCAATATTTCCTTTAGAAAGATAAGATTCGATTTTTGCTTTAAGTTTGTCACCTCTGAAATCATAAACGTCAAAAGTTTCAAATTTTCGTCCGAGAACTTTAAGCTGTTGTTTGTGAACCGGAAATCCCGGATCAAGAAAGAGAATTGTATCTTGTTTTTCATACATTCTGCTGGTTGTAATAAAAGATGCAAAGCTTCCCTGCATAGAACCAACAGTAGGAATACATCCTTCAGGATTTACATCAATGTTCAAAAAAAGTTTTACAAACCTTGAGGCTTCATTTTTCAGTTGAGGAATTCCCTGAATGTCCGGATATGTGTTAGCAATCCCTTTTTTAAGCGCTTCTATTTCGGCATTCACACCAATATCTGCAGCGGGTAAACCCGGTATTCCCATTTCCATTCTTATAAATTTTTCGCCGGTTTCTTTTTCAATATCATCAACTAGTTTCTTTAATTCACGGATTGTGGCCTTCCCAATGTTCTCAATACGGCTTTCTTTTATTTTTCTTGAAACAACTTCGTAGTTAATAGGTGTGTTTTTCATTAGAACTCTCAGAATAATACTGACAATAATTTTACATTTAAATTTAAGCAGAAATCGGCTCAAAAGCTGTAATCCTCTTTAAAAACCTGAAATCTGGATTTGTTTAATTGATATAAATGCTTATAATCACACCCAGAATATTTCACAATTAAAAGAAAAAACCACTTATAGAATTTTAGCTTACCGAATTATCTCTCAATAATTCAGCCTTGATCAAGGTTTAACTAACAATTTATTTCTGAACTAATGCCAAAATTTTATGCTAAACAGTAGAAGCAAAATTTTCTGGACCACATTGTTTTCAGCGATTTTAATTTTATCCAAGCCGATAAATATTTATCCTCAAGTTTCGGATAATGATCTTTCAGAAGTGAAGATACCACTTCATCTTCAGACACAAATAAGTTATCAGCATCAAAGTGATTTTTCATTGTTTATGGAGGATGGAGTAAACCTCGCTACTGCACCATTCAGTTTTACCTCAACTGATTGGTTGAAAACCGGTGCTCTTGTTTTGGCAACAGGTTTAGCTTTCTCGCTTGATCCAAAAATTAAAGATCAGGTCAATTCCCAACGTTCACCTTCTCTGGATAATGCAACTGGCTTCGGTGAAAAATATGGTAGTACCAGCTACGCAGGAATTTTTGCAGGTGGAATGTATCTGACAGGAAAAATTTTTAACAATAAAAGTATCGCAACAACAGGCAGAATGCTAACCGAATCAATTCTGTACTCGGGATTAGCGGTTTCAATACTTAAATATACAGTTGGAAGATCCCGTCCTTACACGAATGAAGGACCGGTTACAATGTTTACTTATTCATTCCAGGAAGCGAACGTTTCATTTCCATCCGGTCATACAGCTACAGCATTTGCTGTTTCAACTGTCTTAGCAAATCGTATAGATAATCCGTTTGCTACGGTTGCTTTATATGGATTGGCAGGTTTTACCGGCTATCAGAGAATTTATGATAATAAGCATTGGTTTTCCGATGTATTCGTTGGTGCTGCAATTGGGTATTTCATTGGCAGCAGCATTGTAAATTCGGAAGAGGACAGAGAAAATGAAAATTTTTGGGGAAGTTTAGATGTAATGCCTTCAGTTAATTCAAGCGGACTGGGATTAAGTTTGCACATGGATTTTTAATTTTACACATTCCGATGTTCACAGTTTGAACTCTGAGCCGATTTTTCAATCTGAATGGTTGAATGTTCTATTCCAAAA is a window from the bacterium genome containing:
- a CDS encoding T9SS type A sorting domain-containing protein, translating into MFLSLNPFDDNLLFAENYIGFLYRSIDGGNTFHLVDVLNQPASSLFILYDSDQLHIYRLFGNQTLRVSSDKGEAFSWQTKYSSDSKIFISIDESTSGTIYLADKKNILVSTDYGNNFSIYKTLERKIVGINKKPNSDKLYAATKYKIYEITPDTIQVIKSLPVPQEVLSYYPLAVGNKWVYDYWGWWADTTWHGFSGITYREVIGDTLLANGKLYYKIYDLTTFNYPPIIFERIDSSSGKVFRFDNTLGLPSDEYLIDDLFAEVGDTIWSSRHQYQDYFPFICVGEGSFDKWGIQGGRKIFTIFDLTGYTYSLSQGVGVDSIYSSFDFGENFTTLKGCIIDGVVYGDTTTVGVEDEQNPNPTAFKLEQNYPNPFNPSTVISYQLPVTSNVTLKVYDVLGNEIATLVNEEKPVGEYEVTFYSHSGEVRNLTSGIYFYQLKAGSFTQTKKMILLK
- the rlmB gene encoding 23S rRNA (guanosine(2251)-2'-O)-methyltransferase RlmB, translated to MNIIIGRKPVLEALNSNEEIEQVYLLFGQQGNIINAIRVAAKKRGIKCNQIPLERFRSYTPSQNAQGVIALKQDFKFTSFDEILSEAKKSSYPLILILDEIQDPHNVGAILRSAECSGVNGIILTKHNSATITSTVTKVSAGATEHVKICQVNNLSQTIDELKEKGFWIVGSSLENAKNYTNVDYKIPIALIVGNEEKGIRKLTASKCDFLVKIPMTGKIQSLNVSVATGILLFEILRQRQIPDSLRSQELQ
- a CDS encoding phosphatase PAP2 family protein encodes the protein MLNSRSKIFWTTLFSAILILSKPINIYPQVSDNDLSEVKIPLHLQTQISYQHQSDFSLFMEDGVNLATAPFSFTSTDWLKTGALVLATGLAFSLDPKIKDQVNSQRSPSLDNATGFGEKYGSTSYAGIFAGGMYLTGKIFNNKSIATTGRMLTESILYSGLAVSILKYTVGRSRPYTNEGPVTMFTYSFQEANVSFPSGHTATAFAVSTVLANRIDNPFATVALYGLAGFTGYQRIYDNKHWFSDVFVGAAIGYFIGSSIVNSEEDRENENFWGSLDVMPSVNSSGLGLSLHMDF
- a CDS encoding histidine--tRNA ligase — its product is MIKAVTGTKDILPSDISRWKYLENIVQRVFNNFNYKEIRTPVFEETALFARGIGEETDIVGKEMYTFKDRSDTSLTLKPEMTAAVVRAFVEHSLGAQQSLVKLFYMSPMFRQERPQAGRFRQFHQFGAEAIGSKSPLLDAEMIQMAYEILKSLGLKNLTVKINSLGTPETRENYKKVLKIFLEDKKSNLSEDSRRRFETNILRIFDSKVESDQKIIKDAPKLIDNLDEESKNDFEIVKNQLAKSGIPFVIDPALVRGLDYYTKLTFEIDSGSVGAQTALCGGGRYDLLIEILGGKPTPATGFAGGIERILLACENEKSFALPEQSIDAYLIRIDNDLESVVSELAGKLRKENISVDFDYLQRSVKAQMREANKLNAKYVLFIGGDEYKQGMFKLKNMSDSSEKNIPLEKIHELISTIKK
- a CDS encoding pyridoxal phosphate-dependent aminotransferase, whose amino-acid sequence is MKNTPINYEVVSRKIKESRIENIGKATIRELKKLVDDIEKETGEKFIRMEMGIPGLPAADIGVNAEIEALKKGIANTYPDIQGIPQLKNEASRFVKLFLNIDVNPEGCIPTVGSMQGSFASFITTSRMYEKQDTILFLDPGFPVHKQQLKVLGRKFETFDVYDFRGDKLKAKIESYLSKGNIAAMLYSNPNNPSWICFTEKELKIIAELADKHNVVVLEDLAYVAMDFRKDLYHPGKPPYQATAARYTDNYILFISSSKAFSYAGQRIGLMIMSDKLYEKQCPDLKRFYTTDIFGRAMIFGTVYALSAGVTHSAQYAVAAMLKAANDSQFNFVDIVKEYGAKAKIMKKLFTDNGFYIVYDKDENDPIADGFYFTYAYPNFSGEQLLEEMLYYGISAISLAITGSQRLEGIRACVSLVQRDQFPDLEKRLKKFHEDHQ
- a CDS encoding PTS sugar transporter subunit IIA — its product is MKVHELISTKNILTGFKSINKQDVINELVDLLKGDERVIDLDEIRKCVFEREEKMSTGVGKGFAIPHGKTNSVTDILAAFGKSSTPIEYDSLDGEPVHLVFLLIGKETLLAKHIKLLSRISRLMNNEEFRKKLIEAESPESILKIFQDEEQSYSDV